One window of Medicago truncatula cultivar Jemalong A17 chromosome 2, MtrunA17r5.0-ANR, whole genome shotgun sequence genomic DNA carries:
- the LOC25488048 gene encoding topless-related protein 2 produces MSALYKELLLLVHQYLDEEGLKQTMRMLEKESGVFFDLKYFEEKILAGEFDESEKYLSAFINITDSPSSMKMFFEIRKQKYLEALDRGDKTTAVEILVKDLKIFSTYNNDLYNKIINLITLDNFRENVELSHYRDVKSIRKTLMEELKNMIDMNLVLKKKIMLPSLSSSRLRYLVNQGLNWQHHLCKYPKENPEVTTLLIDHTCPSPQQMLLLQMPTMLPATDSVPLPPAPAWMVNGNPSSSSQSHATLAASSLPGPSNQGSISKLSLTMNAPLPPMDRQSNDRVQQLRRFLAAESVEEHYSNGTSLQAGQVASTVTPQPTTRLFDEIPQTVVWELNQGSTVKTMEFHPTIHSILAVGCENGEISLWDARIKEKLIAKSFNIWNLSKCSVEFQAANPQELSVIRVAWSPDASYIGVAFAKHLIHLYSYQFPKGVHQHLEIDAHDGGVNDLAFSVPKNQLCVVTCGDDKLIKVWDLNGDKIFSFEGHVAPVCSVLPHSKRNIKFLISTSIDGKFRVWLYENESLQVECDTPGKCSTSLLYSADGTRLFSCGTTTEGDCFLAEWDDNVGVVKRIYSGFRSNSAGMVQFDTAKSRYLAVGVDNQIKFWDVDIINVLTSTDVDGGLPSLPRLTFNKEGNLLAVSTVDGGFKVLANVNGIKFLGGIESNKEPIDVKMEDMFAIASSDENNRNSDDTNSNDVKEITLPVQCQVVTMPETVGPSNKAIRLVYTNDGDGLLALGSKGIQKLWKWKPTRLNRSGKATASVAPEHWTPKTDVFLKNDVPDNSDSAIPCLDISNNDFYAMSSCGGIVSLFNMVKFKIMAEFLPPPPAPTFLAFNPVDNNIVVIGREDAEIDIFMHSKLVEKLRGHQKHITGIVFSPRLNTMVTSDADAQLFSWCTTTWVKKKQVSIRMPGGGNAPAGDTKVQFRIDQVKLLVCHETQIAIYDASNMELIRWWLPQGGLSGAISSATYCCHGEVIYAAFTDGNIGIFSADNLILRCRISSSSYLFQTPSNSQNVYPLFITRHPQDRYQFAIGLSDGSVTIMEPKKYEAWWW; encoded by the exons ATGTCAGCTCTGTACAAAGAATTGCTTCTACTCGTTCATCAATATCTTGACGAAGAGGGTTTAAAGCAAACCATGCGCAT GCTCGAGAAGGAATCAGGTGTATTCTTTGATTTGAAGTACTTTGAAGAGAAAATTCTTGCTGGTGAATTTGATGAAAGTGAGAAGTACCTCAGTGCCTTTATCAATATCACTGACAGTCCAAGCTCCATGAAAATGTTCTTTGAGATTAGGAAGCAAAAGTATCTTGAAGCCTTGGACAG GGGTGACAAAACGACGGCGGTTGAAATTCTGGTTAAAgacttaaaaatattttcaacatataatAATGATCtctacaataaaataataaatcttATAACTCTTGACAACTtcag GGAGAATGTAGAATTATCGCATTATCGAGATGTTAAATCAATTAGAAAGACATTGATGGAAGAGCTCAAGAATATGATTGACATGAACCTCgtattgaagaaaaagattatGCTGCCTTCGTTGTCGTCGTCGCGGTTGCGATATCTGGTTAATCAAGG TTTGAATTGGCAGCATCACCTATGCAAGTATCCAAAGGAAAATCCAGAAGTCACAACATTGTTGATCGACCATACTTGTCCTTCGCCTCAACAGATGTTGCTGCTACAGATGCCTACAATGCTTCCTGCTACAGATTCTGTT CCACTTCCCCCAGCCCCTGCATGGATGGTGAATGGAAATCCTTCCTCGTCTTCACAATCACATGCTACACTAGCAGCTTCCTCATTGCCCGGTCCTTCGAATCAAG GCTCTATTTCGAAGCTTTCATTAACAATGAATGCTCCACTTCCACCTATGGATCGCCAAAGTAATGACCGCGTTCAACAATTAAGACGGTTTCTGGCTGCAGAATCGGTTGAAGAG CATTACTCTAATGGCACCTCTTTACAGGCTGGGCAAGTTGCATCTACCGTTACACCACAACCAACAACTCGGTTGTTTGATGAAATTCCCCAAACTGTTGTTTGGGAGTTAAATCAGGGATCAACTGTGAAGACCATGGAATTTCATCCTACAATTCATTCTATACTAGCTG TTGGTTGTGAAAATGGTGAAATTTCACTATGGGATGCAAGGATTAAAGAGAAGTTGATAGCGAAATCTTTCAATATATGGAATCTTTCTAAATGTTCCGTCGAATTTCAG GCTGCAAATCCGCAAGAATTGTCGGTCATTCGTGTAGCATGGAGCCCGGATGCTAGTTACATTG GTGTTGCTTTTGCAAAGCATTTGATTCATTTGTATTCCTATCAATTCCCTAAAGGTGTACATCAGCATTTGGAG ATTGATGCTCATGATGGTGGTGTTAATGACTTGGCATTTTCAGTTCCAAAAAATCAGCTATGTGTTGTAACTTGTGGAGATGATAAGTTAATTAAG GTATGGGATTTGAATGGAGATAAGATCTTTAGCTTTGAAGGCCATGTAGCTCCTGTTTGTTCAGTTCTTCCTCACTCAAAGCGAAATATCAAG TTTTTAATTTCTACTTCGATTGACGGAAAATTTAGAGTCTGGTTGTATGAGAACGAGAGCCTCCAGGTGGAATGCGACACTCCTGGAAAGTGTAGCACTTCACTGCTCTATAGTGCTGATGGAACTAG ATTGTTTTCGTGTGGGACAACCACGGAGGGAGATTGTTTCCTAGCTGAGTGGGATGACAATGTCGGTGTAGTAAAAAGAATTTATTCTGGGTTTAGATCCAATTCTGCTGGCATGGTGCAATTTGACACTGCAAAGAGTCGATATTTGGCTGTCGGTGTAGATAACCAAATTAAGTTTTGGGATGTGGACATTATTAATGTTCTAACTAGTACAGATGTTGATGGTGGTCTTCCT AGTCTACCTCGCTTGACGTTCAACAAGGAAGGAAATTTGCTTGCTGTTTCTACAGTAGATGGTGGTTTTAAAGTCCTTGCTAACGTCAATGGTATCAAATTCTTGGGCGGCATTGAATCAAATAAAGAACCTATTGATGTAAAG ATGGAAGACATGTTTGCTATAGCTAGTAGCGACGAGAATAATAGAAATTCAGATGATACAAATTCAAATGATGTAAAGGAAATCACTCTTCCTGTTCAGTGTCAGGTAGTTACTATGCCGGAGACTGTGGGTCCGAGTAACAAG GCTATTCGTCTTGTTTACACCAATGATGGAGATGGTCTTCTTGCTCTTGGTTCAAAAGGGATTCAAAAGTTGTGGAAATGGAAACCTACTCGATTGAATCGTAGTGGAAAG GCGACTGCAAGTGTTGCTCCTGAACATTGGACACCGAAGACtgatgtttttttgaagaacgaTGTCCCAGACAATTCTGATTCAGCGATTCCTTGCTTAGACATCTCCAATAATGATTTCTATGCTATGTCTTCATGTGGAGGAATAGTTTCATTATTCAACATGGTGAAATTTAAA ATAATGGCTGAATTTTTGCCACCTCCACCAGCTCCAACATTCCTTGCGTTTAACCCTGTAGACAATAACATTGTTGTGATCGGAAGGGAAGATGCGGAGATTGATATTTTTATGCACAGTAAG cTTGTGGAGAAACTAAGGGGTCACCAAAAACACATCACTGGTATAGTGTTTTCTCCTCGACTGAATACAATGGTAACTTCAGATGCTGATGCTCAG CTTTTCTCTTGGTGCACGACGACATGGGTTAAGAAGAAACAGGTGTCAATCCGAATGCCAGGTGGTGGAAATGCACCTGCAGGTGACACTAAAGTTCAATTTCGCATCGATCAAGTGAAGTTGCTGGTATGCCATGAAACACAGATAGCGATATACGATGCTTCAAACATGGAATTGATTCGCTGG TGGCTGCCACAAGGAGGATTGTCTGGTGCCATATCCTCTGCAACTTATTGTTGCCATGGTGAAGTAATTTATGCTGCTTTTACTGATGGAAACATTGGAATATTTAGTGCTGACAACCTCATACTACGATGTCGCATTTCTTCGTCTTCATACCTATTTCAAACTCCATCAAACAG TCAAAATGTGTACCCTCTTTTTATCACAAGACATCCACAAGATCGCTATCAATTTGCAATTGGACTATCAGATGGATCTGTTACAATTATGGAGCCCAAAAAGTATGAAGCATGGTGGTGGTAA